The Streptomyces nitrosporeus genome includes a window with the following:
- a CDS encoding GNAT family N-acetyltransferase: MTVPHPAGPRPVPPVLAHPLDSPVHAALTGPHAHFAERRGRVLRYPADVTPWNAVPDAPLAQDWADAAALAGPGGSVTLTAFHEPPPADWEILFHAEGVQMVDDGVDAAPDAEAVRLGPADVPEMLELVGRTRPGPFLPRTVELGTYLGIRRHGTLVAMAGERLRPPGWTEISAVCTDESVRGQGMASRLLRAVAHEIRERGETPFLHAASANTGAIRLYEALGFRLRRRTAFLSALVPPGLGTRNPDDRTGRLEQTGR; the protein is encoded by the coding sequence GTGACCGTCCCGCACCCCGCCGGCCCCCGGCCGGTGCCGCCCGTCCTCGCCCATCCCCTGGACAGTCCGGTGCACGCCGCGCTGACCGGACCCCACGCCCACTTCGCCGAGCGCCGCGGAAGGGTGCTGCGCTACCCGGCCGACGTCACCCCCTGGAACGCCGTCCCCGACGCGCCGCTCGCCCAGGACTGGGCCGACGCCGCCGCGCTGGCGGGACCCGGCGGCTCCGTCACCCTGACCGCCTTCCACGAGCCGCCGCCCGCCGACTGGGAGATCCTCTTCCACGCGGAAGGCGTGCAGATGGTGGACGACGGTGTGGACGCGGCCCCCGACGCCGAAGCCGTCCGCCTGGGCCCCGCGGACGTCCCCGAGATGCTGGAGCTCGTCGGGCGTACCCGCCCGGGCCCCTTCCTGCCCCGGACCGTGGAACTCGGCACCTACCTCGGCATCCGCCGCCACGGGACCCTGGTGGCGATGGCGGGGGAGCGGCTGCGCCCGCCGGGCTGGACGGAGATCAGCGCCGTCTGCACGGACGAGTCCGTACGCGGGCAGGGGATGGCGAGCCGGCTCCTGAGGGCCGTCGCCCACGAGATCCGGGAGCGCGGGGAGACACCCTTCCTGCACGCCGCCTCGGCCAACACCGGGGCGATCCGGCTGTACGAGGCACTGGGCTTCCGGCTGCGCAGGCGTACCGCGTTCCTCTCCGCCCTGGTCCCGCCGGGCCTCGGCACCCGGAATCCGGACGACCGGACGGGTAGGTTGGAGCAAACGGGGCGATAG
- a CDS encoding PP2C family protein-serine/threonine phosphatase: MVKGLRRPAARRAVLPGTDPDEARAGASRIGNAALATGLLALTSAVVVLDALTGDDLRLIPLLVVLPALASVFCAVRQTVGVALWVTLVVVGSSIAAGGAFWDVVFLIGFTALASGLGVLACSARIRHATEVARLRSAAVALQRQILRPLPVVTRELRVQGLYEPIEEDRFVGGDIYEVVQSPHGSRVIIGDVQGKGLPAIGAGFAALGAFREAAVREPELTAVADALEDAVVRHNAFSAETGETERFVTALLLGFGAGDQVGAVNCGHLPPRLLHDGTESTVPLRRTSVPLGLAALSDEARTAEQFTLPPGASLVVFTDGVTEARDPAGGFYPLDERLARWAHHQPRELLQALRTDLEEFSGGVRRDDIAVLVITRRPDSGGHLSRVPGSIRNRYA; encoded by the coding sequence GTGGTCAAGGGACTCCGGCGGCCGGCGGCGCGCAGAGCGGTGCTACCGGGTACGGACCCGGACGAGGCGCGGGCGGGCGCCTCCCGGATCGGCAACGCGGCACTGGCCACCGGGCTCCTGGCGCTGACGTCCGCGGTCGTCGTCCTCGACGCGCTCACCGGGGACGACCTGCGGCTGATCCCTCTCCTGGTCGTTCTGCCCGCCCTGGCCTCGGTCTTCTGCGCGGTCCGCCAGACCGTCGGCGTCGCCCTCTGGGTCACGCTCGTGGTGGTCGGCTCCAGCATCGCGGCGGGAGGCGCCTTCTGGGACGTCGTCTTCCTCATCGGCTTCACCGCGCTCGCCAGCGGCCTGGGCGTCCTCGCCTGCAGCGCACGGATCCGGCACGCCACCGAGGTGGCCCGGCTGCGCTCCGCCGCCGTCGCCCTCCAGCGGCAGATCCTGCGCCCGCTCCCGGTCGTCACCCGGGAGCTGCGGGTCCAGGGCCTCTACGAACCGATCGAGGAGGACCGCTTCGTCGGCGGCGACATCTACGAGGTCGTGCAGTCCCCCCACGGCAGCCGGGTGATCATCGGGGACGTGCAGGGCAAGGGGCTGCCCGCCATCGGGGCGGGATTCGCCGCGCTCGGGGCGTTCCGGGAAGCGGCCGTCCGGGAACCCGAACTCACGGCGGTCGCCGACGCGCTGGAGGACGCCGTCGTCCGGCACAACGCCTTCTCCGCCGAGACCGGCGAGACCGAGCGCTTCGTCACCGCCCTGCTGCTCGGATTCGGTGCGGGCGACCAGGTCGGAGCCGTGAACTGCGGTCACCTGCCGCCCCGGCTGCTCCACGACGGGACGGAGAGCACCGTCCCGCTGCGGCGGACCTCCGTACCGCTGGGCCTGGCGGCGCTCAGCGACGAGGCGCGTACCGCGGAACAGTTCACGCTCCCGCCCGGCGCGTCCCTGGTGGTCTTCACGGACGGCGTCACCGAGGCCCGGGACCCGGCGGGCGGCTTCTATCCGCTGGACGAACGGCTGGCCCGGTGGGCGCACCACCAGCCGCGTGAACTGCTGCAGGCGCTGCGGACCGACCTGGAGGAGTTCTCCGGCGGAGTGCGGCGCGACGACATCGCCGTACTCGTCATCACCCGGCGCCCGGACAGCGGCGGCCACCTCTCCCGGGTGCCGGGCAGCATCAGGAACCGGTACGCCTGA
- a CDS encoding alpha/beta fold hydrolase — MPVCTTRDGVEIFYKDWGQGRPVVFIHGWPLNGDAWQDQLKAVADAGFRGIAHDRRGHGRSTPVYDGYDFDTFADDLNDLITHLDLRDVTLVAHSMGGGELARYIGRHGTSRIRSAVLLSAVPPLMLQGPDNPEGVPQSVFDDIKNGILAERSQFWKDTAVGFFGANRNGNKVTQGNKDAFWYMAMVQTIEGGVDCVDAFAATDFHEDLKKFDVPTLVVHGDDDQVVPIDATGRKSAKIIPDATLKVYEGGSHGIALVPGDKEKFNTDLLDFLAV; from the coding sequence ATGCCTGTGTGTACGACGCGTGACGGTGTCGAGATCTTCTACAAGGACTGGGGCCAGGGGCGCCCCGTGGTCTTCATCCACGGCTGGCCGCTCAACGGCGACGCCTGGCAGGACCAGCTGAAGGCCGTGGCCGACGCCGGGTTCCGCGGCATCGCCCACGACCGCCGCGGCCACGGCCGCTCCACCCCGGTCTACGACGGATACGACTTCGACACCTTCGCCGACGACCTGAACGACCTCATCACCCACCTCGACCTAAGGGACGTCACCCTGGTCGCCCACTCCATGGGCGGCGGCGAACTGGCCCGCTACATCGGCCGCCACGGCACCAGCCGCATCCGCTCCGCCGTCCTGCTCTCCGCGGTCCCCCCGCTGATGCTCCAGGGCCCGGACAACCCCGAAGGCGTCCCCCAGTCCGTCTTCGACGACATCAAGAACGGCATCCTCGCCGAACGCTCCCAGTTCTGGAAGGACACCGCCGTCGGCTTCTTCGGCGCCAACCGGAACGGCAACAAGGTCACCCAGGGCAACAAGGACGCCTTCTGGTACATGGCCATGGTCCAGACCATCGAAGGCGGCGTCGACTGCGTCGACGCCTTCGCCGCCACCGACTTCCACGAAGACCTGAAGAAGTTCGACGTGCCGACCCTGGTGGTGCACGGCGACGACGACCAGGTCGTCCCCATCGACGCCACCGGCCGCAAATCCGCGAAAATCATCCCGGACGCCACCCTCAAGGTCTACGAAGGCGGCTCCCACGGCATCGCCCTCGTCCCCGGCGACAAAGAGAAGTTCAACACCGACCTCCTCGACTTCCTCGCCGTCTGA
- a CDS encoding glycoside hydrolase family 6 protein — MRLRATLLGALPLACAAALLTAPATAAPGAAQAGDAQAGAAAGTHRTRLYVPDANPGAYRQAVDLLRQKKLRDAAGILAMARTPHAVWFGDQSPAEVEREAARVVREAARQRAVPLFALYNVPGRDCANYSGGGASTTAEYQAWIDAVARGIGGHDAMVVLEPDSLALLPSDCGQDDGEGTKTKARYAEVNYAVDTLEPLARTKVYLDTGHQGWHSVNDIVPRLLEGGVERATGVFTNASNYHTEDANSWYGTLISSCLAYVDTGGDSADCPNQWWPRNDAQAWLDTHVDTDPALMKHFVTDSSRNGRGTWTAPAGKYTDAQEWCNPPDRGLGARPTTATGDPLHDARLWIKIPGESDGLCLRGTDGPEDPERGTVDPAAGAWFPQQALELVRFAQPPLF, encoded by the coding sequence ATGCGCCTCAGAGCGACCCTGCTAGGAGCCCTGCCGCTCGCCTGCGCGGCGGCCCTGCTCACCGCCCCGGCCACCGCGGCCCCCGGTGCCGCGCAGGCCGGTGACGCACAGGCCGGCGCGGCCGCCGGGACGCACCGCACCCGGCTGTACGTGCCCGACGCCAACCCCGGCGCGTACCGCCAGGCCGTGGACCTGCTGCGGCAGAAGAAACTCCGGGACGCCGCCGGCATCCTGGCCATGGCGCGCACCCCGCACGCCGTGTGGTTCGGGGACCAGAGCCCGGCCGAGGTCGAGCGGGAGGCCGCACGCGTCGTCAGGGAGGCGGCCAGGCAGCGGGCCGTGCCCCTCTTCGCCCTGTACAACGTCCCCGGCCGCGACTGCGCCAACTACTCCGGCGGCGGCGCCTCCACGACCGCCGAGTACCAGGCGTGGATCGACGCCGTGGCCCGGGGCATCGGCGGCCACGACGCCATGGTCGTCCTGGAACCGGACTCGCTCGCCCTGCTGCCCTCGGACTGCGGGCAGGACGACGGCGAGGGCACGAAGACGAAAGCCCGCTACGCCGAGGTGAACTACGCGGTCGACACCCTTGAGCCGCTGGCCCGCACCAAGGTCTACCTCGACACCGGCCACCAGGGCTGGCACTCCGTCAACGACATCGTCCCCCGCCTGCTGGAGGGCGGTGTGGAGCGCGCCACCGGAGTCTTCACCAACGCCTCCAACTACCACACCGAGGACGCCAACTCCTGGTACGGAACGCTGATCTCCTCCTGCCTGGCCTACGTGGACACCGGCGGGGACAGCGCCGACTGCCCGAACCAGTGGTGGCCCCGCAACGACGCCCAGGCATGGCTGGACACCCACGTGGACACCGACCCCGCCCTGATGAAGCACTTCGTCACCGACTCCAGCCGCAACGGCCGGGGCACCTGGACCGCGCCCGCCGGCAAGTACACGGACGCCCAGGAATGGTGCAACCCGCCGGACCGGGGCCTGGGCGCCCGGCCCACCACCGCCACGGGCGACCCGCTGCACGACGCCCGGCTGTGGATCAAGATTCCCGGGGAATCGGACGGACTCTGCCTGCGGGGTACGGACGGCCCCGAGGACCCCGAGCGCGGGACGGTCGACCCGGCAGCCGGAGCGTGGTTCCCCCAGCAGGCTCTGGAGCTGGTGCGTTTCGCACAGCCCCCGCTGTTCTGA